In Lysobacter luteus, a single window of DNA contains:
- the tatC gene encoding twin-arginine translocase subunit TatC translates to MTDHGHRDAAPDIDNGSDASAGPRLLDHLLELRARLLRAVAGLVLVTLVLLPFGNDLYAWLAQPLLAKLPAGGQLIAVEVASPFFAPVKLAFFTALMLTTPWLLYQAWAFVAPGLYQREKRLAMPLLASSVALFYAGCAFAYFLVLPAVFGFLVKVAPDGVAMMTDINAYLDFVLVLFLAFGASFELPVALVIATLLGWVTPAQLRESRGYAVVGIFIVAAVITPPDVISQLMLAIPMCLLYELGIVASRWLAPRGSAPTS, encoded by the coding sequence ATGACGGACCACGGCCACCGCGACGCGGCGCCGGACATCGACAACGGGTCCGACGCCAGCGCCGGGCCCCGCCTGCTCGACCATCTGCTTGAGCTGCGTGCGCGCCTGCTGCGTGCAGTGGCCGGACTGGTGCTGGTGACGCTGGTGCTGCTGCCATTCGGCAACGACCTCTACGCCTGGCTGGCCCAGCCGTTGCTGGCCAAGCTGCCGGCCGGTGGCCAACTGATCGCGGTCGAAGTGGCCAGCCCGTTCTTCGCCCCGGTCAAGCTGGCGTTCTTCACCGCGCTGATGCTGACCACGCCCTGGCTGCTGTACCAGGCGTGGGCCTTCGTGGCGCCGGGCCTGTACCAGCGCGAAAAGCGCCTGGCGATGCCGCTGTTGGCCTCGTCGGTGGCGCTGTTCTACGCCGGCTGTGCGTTCGCGTACTTCCTGGTGCTGCCGGCGGTGTTCGGGTTCCTGGTCAAGGTCGCGCCCGACGGCGTCGCGATGATGACCGACATCAACGCCTACCTGGACTTCGTGCTGGTGCTGTTCCTCGCCTTCGGCGCCAGTTTCGAGCTGCCGGTGGCGCTCGTCATCGCGACCCTGCTGGGCTGGGTGACGCCGGCCCAGTTGCGCGAGTCGCGCGGCTACGCGGTGGTGGGCATCTTCATCGTCGCGGCGGTCATCACCCCGCCCGACGTGATCTCGCAACTGATGCTCGCGATTCCGATGTGCCTGCTGTACGAACTGGGGATCGTCGCATCGCGCTGGCTCGCCCCGCGCGGGTCGGCGCCCACGTCCTGA
- a CDS encoding alpha/beta fold hydrolase yields MREFVVDTDFGRLAGLRGGPAGAPRVLALHGWLDNAASFVPLQPHLPGIELVAPDLPGHGASAHLPAAAEYTVVNAARAMFAVADALGWDRFALLGHSLGAAVASVMAAAAPERIERLVAIEALGALAEDIDRSALRLHRAFSEPRATRRSLRVFPDIATAVETRVASGGIEVAAARLLVERGVAPARFDESQGGYTWRSDPRLTRPTAIRMSEDQVRDLLTAIECPTRVVYANPAQPYFPEALRRARFACLRHGELVVLDGGHHLHMEQPEAVAAAIGGHFAGPRH; encoded by the coding sequence CTGCGCGAGTTCGTCGTCGACACCGACTTCGGACGCCTCGCCGGCCTGCGCGGTGGGCCGGCGGGCGCGCCGCGGGTGCTCGCGCTGCACGGCTGGCTCGACAACGCGGCCAGCTTCGTGCCGCTGCAGCCGCACCTGCCGGGAATCGAGCTGGTCGCCCCCGACCTGCCCGGCCATGGCGCCAGCGCGCACCTGCCGGCCGCGGCCGAGTACACCGTGGTCAACGCCGCGCGCGCGATGTTCGCCGTGGCCGACGCGCTCGGGTGGGACCGCTTCGCCCTGCTCGGGCATTCGCTCGGTGCGGCGGTCGCGAGCGTGATGGCCGCCGCCGCGCCGGAACGGATCGAACGGCTGGTCGCGATCGAGGCACTCGGCGCGCTGGCCGAGGACATCGACCGCAGCGCCCTGCGGCTGCACCGCGCCTTCAGCGAGCCGCGCGCGACGCGCCGGTCGTTGCGGGTGTTTCCCGACATCGCCACCGCGGTGGAGACACGCGTGGCCAGTGGCGGGATCGAGGTGGCGGCCGCGCGCCTGCTGGTGGAGCGCGGCGTCGCCCCGGCGCGCTTCGACGAGTCCCAGGGTGGCTACACCTGGCGCAGCGACCCGCGCCTGACCCGGCCGACCGCGATCCGCATGAGCGAGGACCAGGTCCGCGACCTGCTCACCGCGATCGAGTGCCCGACCCGCGTGGTCTATGCCAACCCGGCCCAGCCGTATTTCCCCGAAGCACTGCGGCGCGCGCGCTTTGCCTGCCTGCGCCACGGCGAGCTGGTCGTGCTTGACGGCGGACACCACCTGCACATGGAACAGCCCGAAGCGGTCGCCGCGGCGATCGGCGGGCACTTCGCCGGGCCGCGGCATTGA
- the tatB gene encoding Sec-independent protein translocase protein TatB encodes MFDIGFSELFLVAVVALIVLGPERLPRAARFAGLWVRRAKAQWYSVKSELETELADEELRRSLRATEAELRAARAQLHQGGQALQRSFAPDAAAAHSEPTPPERTPPGPAEPGPSEPVRRDPQPGDAPQGDPDPDAPERREPGSPPPERRDPDPAPETDPGHPGDPPPGQHVDGASDAPPRVRVDGR; translated from the coding sequence ATGTTCGACATCGGCTTTTCCGAGCTGTTCCTGGTCGCGGTCGTGGCGCTGATCGTGCTGGGGCCCGAGCGCCTGCCGCGCGCGGCGCGGTTCGCCGGGTTGTGGGTCCGGCGCGCGAAGGCCCAGTGGTACTCGGTGAAGTCCGAACTCGAGACGGAGCTGGCCGACGAGGAGTTGCGTCGCAGTCTGCGCGCCACCGAAGCCGAACTGCGCGCCGCGCGTGCGCAACTTCACCAAGGTGGCCAGGCCCTGCAGCGCAGCTTCGCGCCTGATGCCGCGGCCGCGCATTCCGAACCGACGCCACCCGAACGGACGCCGCCCGGACCGGCCGAACCCGGCCCGTCCGAGCCGGTGCGGCGCGACCCGCAACCGGGCGATGCGCCACAGGGCGACCCGGACCCGGATGCGCCCGAACGCCGTGAACCCGGCTCGCCGCCGCCGGAACGCCGCGATCCCGACCCCGCTCCCGAAACCGACCCCGGCCATCCCGGCGACCCGCCGCCCGGCCAGCACGTGGACGGTGCCTCCGATGCGCCACCGCGCGTGCGGGTCGACGGGCGATGA
- a CDS encoding glutamine amidotransferase, whose product MTAPSTAPFLIIETGKPVGPMQRHGDFPHWIRVAAGMSRDAAVVVDVQGGEPLPVREGFAGVIVTGSGAMVTERLDWSEATAAWLREAAHAGLPLFGICYGHQLLAHALGGEVGNNPAGREMGTVEVELLPAASDDALLAPLPARFDAQLTHMQSVLRVPDGAIVLARSAGDPCQAFRWGEAAWGVQFHPEFSATHMRGYIQARKVPLQREGLDPAAMLSAVGAAPEARRVLRRFVHHARGLAPSA is encoded by the coding sequence ATGACCGCACCGTCCACCGCTCCCTTCCTGATCATCGAGACCGGCAAGCCGGTCGGCCCGATGCAGCGCCATGGCGACTTCCCGCACTGGATCCGGGTGGCGGCCGGCATGTCGCGCGACGCCGCGGTGGTAGTCGACGTGCAGGGCGGCGAGCCGCTGCCGGTGCGCGAGGGATTTGCCGGCGTCATCGTCACCGGCTCGGGGGCGATGGTCACCGAGCGGCTGGACTGGAGCGAGGCCACCGCGGCCTGGCTGCGAGAGGCCGCCCACGCGGGCCTGCCCCTCTTCGGCATCTGCTACGGCCACCAGCTGCTGGCGCACGCGCTTGGCGGCGAGGTCGGCAACAACCCGGCCGGGCGCGAGATGGGCACGGTCGAGGTCGAACTGCTGCCGGCCGCATCCGACGACGCGCTGCTGGCGCCGTTGCCGGCGCGTTTCGACGCGCAACTGACCCATATGCAGTCGGTGCTGCGCGTGCCCGACGGTGCCATCGTGCTGGCCCGATCGGCGGGCGACCCGTGCCAGGCGTTCCGCTGGGGCGAGGCGGCCTGGGGCGTGCAGTTCCATCCCGAATTCAGCGCGACCCACATGCGCGGCTACATCCAGGCCCGCAAGGTCCCGTTGCAGCGCGAGGGGCTCGACCCCGCGGCGATGCTGTCGGCGGTCGGCGCCGCCCCGGAAGCGCGGCGCGTGCTGCGCCGTTTCGTCCACCACGCGCGCGGGCTGGCCCCGTCGGCCTGA
- a CDS encoding RDD family protein produces the protein MAMLLAWRWLQPASVPFCEATEALLRLAGELAARAIVDGTPLHGLAIALMHDPRITDATATLQLATWRWLLPASFAFGLVGAAWHVAGERSRWQGSPGKRLLGLRVTSRDGATPSLARSAWRHLAGTASWATLNLGHVMAAAGPRHLALHDRISATRVVDDAGPEARLPGWARAWLTLVVVAGVAVTAWLVQRAAALMEAGLLAALY, from the coding sequence GTGGCGATGCTGCTCGCGTGGCGGTGGCTGCAACCGGCAAGCGTCCCGTTCTGTGAAGCAACCGAAGCCCTGCTGCGGCTGGCGGGCGAGCTGGCCGCACGCGCGATCGTCGACGGCACGCCGTTGCACGGACTTGCGATTGCGTTGATGCACGACCCGCGGATCACCGACGCCACGGCGACGCTCCAGCTCGCGACCTGGCGGTGGCTGTTGCCGGCTTCGTTCGCCTTCGGGTTGGTGGGCGCCGCGTGGCACGTGGCGGGAGAGCGGTCGCGCTGGCAGGGCAGTCCCGGCAAGCGGTTGCTCGGCCTGCGCGTGACGTCCCGGGACGGCGCGACGCCGTCATTGGCGCGCTCGGCCTGGCGCCACCTGGCGGGCACGGCGTCGTGGGCCACGCTCAACCTCGGTCACGTGATGGCGGCGGCGGGTCCGCGGCACCTGGCCCTGCACGACCGCATCAGCGCGACCCGGGTGGTCGACGACGCCGGCCCCGAGGCGCGGTTGCCGGGCTGGGCGCGTGCCTGGCTGACACTGGTCGTGGTGGCAGGCGTGGCCGTGACCGCATGGCTGGTCCAGCGTGCCGCCGCTTTGATGGAGGCGGGGTTGCTCGCCGCGCTCTACTGA
- the tatA gene encoding Sec-independent protein translocase subunit TatA has protein sequence MGSFSIWHWLVVLVIVVLVFGTKRLKNVGKDLGEAVKGFKQGVADDDKPAARLSDERVPDQRRRDEPATSDRDAARDDDQIRRP, from the coding sequence ATGGGCAGTTTCAGCATCTGGCACTGGTTGGTCGTGCTGGTGATCGTGGTGCTGGTGTTCGGCACCAAGCGCCTGAAGAACGTCGGCAAGGACCTGGGCGAAGCGGTCAAGGGCTTCAAGCAGGGCGTCGCCGACGATGACAAGCCGGCCGCACGCCTGTCCGACGAGCGCGTGCCCGACCAGCGCCGCCGCGACGAGCCAGCCACCAGCGACCGCGATGCCGCGCGCGACGACGACCAGATCCGTCGCCCGTAA
- the glyQ gene encoding glycine--tRNA ligase subunit alpha, with protein MSHASADAAPAPTFQQLIQRLNTYWADRGCVLIQPLDLEVGAGTFHPATFLRSLGPEPWNAAYVQPCRRPTDGRYGDNPNRLQRYYQYQVAMKPSPDNIVELYFDSLKALGVDPLVHDLRLVEDNWESPTLGAWGLGWEVWLNGMEVTQFTYFQQAGGMECKPVLGEITYGLERLCMYLQGVDNVFDLVWTHGPDGTPVTYRDVYHQNEVEQSTYNFEHADVAELFHRFDACEAEAAKLVELGLPLPAYEQVMKASHSFNMLDARRAISVTERQRYILRVRRIAQGVAEAYYAQREKLGFPGLKQPATPVAGEAA; from the coding sequence ATGTCGCACGCCTCCGCGGACGCCGCTCCGGCGCCCACCTTCCAGCAGTTGATCCAGCGCCTGAACACGTACTGGGCCGACCGTGGCTGCGTGCTGATCCAGCCGCTCGACCTGGAGGTCGGCGCCGGCACCTTCCACCCGGCGACCTTCCTGCGCTCGCTCGGGCCGGAACCGTGGAACGCCGCCTACGTGCAGCCCTGCCGCCGCCCCACCGACGGCCGCTACGGCGACAACCCCAACCGCCTGCAGCGCTACTACCAGTACCAGGTGGCGATGAAGCCCTCGCCCGACAACATCGTCGAGCTGTACTTCGATTCGCTCAAGGCGCTCGGTGTGGACCCGCTGGTGCACGACCTGCGCCTGGTCGAGGACAACTGGGAGTCGCCGACGCTGGGCGCCTGGGGGCTGGGCTGGGAAGTCTGGCTCAACGGCATGGAGGTGACCCAGTTCACCTACTTCCAGCAGGCCGGCGGGATGGAGTGCAAGCCCGTCCTGGGTGAGATCACCTACGGCCTGGAGCGCCTGTGCATGTACCTGCAGGGCGTCGACAACGTGTTCGACCTGGTCTGGACCCACGGCCCGGACGGCACCCCGGTGACCTACCGCGACGTCTACCACCAGAACGAAGTCGAGCAGAGCACCTACAACTTCGAACACGCCGACGTGGCCGAGCTGTTCCACCGCTTCGACGCCTGCGAGGCCGAGGCGGCCAAGCTGGTCGAGCTGGGCCTGCCGCTGCCGGCCTACGAGCAGGTGATGAAGGCCAGCCACAGCTTCAACATGCTCGATGCGCGCCGCGCGATCTCCGTGACCGAGCGCCAGCGCTACATCCTGCGCGTGCGCCGCATCGCCCAGGGCGTGGCCGAGGCCTATTACGCGCAACGCGAGAAGCTCGGTTTCCCTGGACTGAAGCAACCCGCCACTCCGGTCGCCGGGGAGGCCGCATGA
- a CDS encoding BPSS1780 family membrane protein encodes MDGIRKVRAGAGAEWLMGGIALLRKAPLQLGLLGLIWGGLSALGSLGGQVWLSLLLALAGPVLFGGVVYAAREVDQGRPANPAHLVQGMRDGKLLRLLAMLLPQIAALVVMGVLLVAMIGPEQLQHTTQVLAQLQTNPDPALAETLPTGRLLLWMLAVLVVGVISGFFTFVAIPEVMFTDRGAFAAMKLSLRTCLRNLGALVVLVVLMMIAVIALSLVLQLLALVLAFALGAQAATFATQLLLMAMLLPVMGGAVYLAWRQTVGDAPSAAVPPEPARGIEA; translated from the coding sequence ATGGACGGGATTCGCAAGGTGCGCGCCGGTGCGGGCGCGGAGTGGTTGATGGGCGGCATCGCCCTGTTGCGCAAGGCGCCGCTGCAGCTTGGGCTGCTCGGCCTGATCTGGGGCGGGCTGTCGGCGCTCGGTTCGCTCGGCGGCCAGGTGTGGCTGAGCCTGTTGCTGGCGCTGGCCGGTCCGGTGCTGTTCGGTGGCGTCGTCTACGCCGCGCGCGAGGTCGACCAGGGCCGCCCGGCTAATCCGGCGCACCTGGTCCAGGGCATGCGCGACGGCAAGCTGCTGCGCCTGCTGGCGATGCTGCTGCCGCAGATCGCCGCGCTGGTGGTGATGGGCGTGCTGCTGGTGGCGATGATCGGCCCCGAGCAACTGCAGCACACCACCCAGGTGTTGGCGCAGCTGCAGACCAACCCGGACCCGGCCCTGGCCGAGACGCTGCCGACCGGCCGCCTGCTGCTGTGGATGCTGGCCGTGCTCGTGGTTGGCGTGATCTCCGGCTTCTTCACCTTCGTTGCGATTCCCGAGGTGATGTTCACCGACCGCGGTGCGTTCGCGGCGATGAAGCTGAGCCTGCGCACCTGCCTGCGCAATCTCGGCGCGCTGGTGGTGCTGGTGGTGCTGATGATGATCGCGGTGATCGCGCTGAGCCTGGTGCTGCAGCTGCTGGCGCTGGTGCTTGCCTTCGCGCTGGGTGCGCAGGCGGCGACGTTCGCCACCCAACTGCTGCTGATGGCGATGCTGTTGCCGGTGATGGGCGGCGCGGTCTACCTCGCCTGGCGGCAGACCGTCGGCGATGCGCCGTCGGCCGCGGTTCCGCCGGAACCGGCGCGCGGCATCGAGGCCTGA
- a CDS encoding lipid-binding SYLF domain-containing protein → MSILPRLAVFLLAIGLALPATAGVTEDERARNAVRVLEEIQAIPESGIPDVLFDEARAIVVVPDTLKIGLVIGGRRGHGLVSVKNPDGTWSNPAFVKLTGGSIGFQAGVQSSDVVLVFTSQRGLESIVNGKITLGADASIAAGPVGRTTGLATDGRLKAEIWSWSRARGLFAGVALDGAVLSIDDDANQAAYGAGTTPRMIFEDRAPQRPSDPVVTFRDQLEEATAAARAARGTLPAPAPAATTAPSQAYPSAHPYPAQPAPAPTTQPQPQPFEPVDSPYDPVRTEPLPPVP, encoded by the coding sequence ATGTCGATCCTGCCGCGCCTCGCCGTCTTCCTGCTTGCCATCGGACTGGCGCTGCCAGCCACCGCCGGCGTCACCGAGGACGAGCGCGCCCGCAACGCCGTGCGCGTGCTCGAGGAGATCCAGGCGATCCCCGAATCGGGCATTCCCGACGTGCTGTTCGACGAGGCCCGGGCGATCGTGGTCGTGCCCGACACGCTGAAGATCGGGCTGGTGATCGGCGGCCGTCGCGGCCATGGCCTGGTCTCGGTCAAGAACCCCGACGGCACCTGGTCCAACCCGGCCTTCGTCAAGCTCACCGGCGGCAGCATCGGCTTCCAGGCCGGCGTGCAGTCGTCGGACGTGGTGCTGGTGTTCACCAGCCAGCGCGGGCTGGAGTCGATCGTCAACGGCAAGATCACCCTCGGCGCCGATGCCAGCATCGCCGCCGGTCCGGTCGGCCGGACCACGGGGCTGGCCACCGATGGCCGCCTGAAGGCCGAGATCTGGTCGTGGTCGCGTGCGCGCGGGCTGTTCGCCGGCGTCGCCCTCGACGGCGCGGTGCTGAGCATCGACGACGACGCCAACCAGGCGGCCTACGGTGCGGGCACCACCCCGCGGATGATCTTCGAGGACCGTGCGCCGCAGCGGCCGTCCGACCCGGTGGTCACCTTCCGCGACCAGCTGGAGGAAGCGACCGCGGCCGCCCGCGCCGCGCGCGGGACGCTGCCCGCGCCCGCCCCGGCCGCGACCACCGCGCCGTCGCAGGCCTATCCGTCCGCCCATCCCTACCCCGCCCAGCCGGCGCCGGCGCCGACCACGCAGCCGCAGCCGCAGCCGTTCGAGCCGGTCGACAGCCCCTACGATCCGGTCCGCACCGAGCCGCTGCCGCCCGTGCCGTAA
- the glyS gene encoding glycine--tRNA ligase subunit beta — protein sequence MTTTMTPLLVELGTEELPVKALPGLAQALFDGILDGLGRRGIAFERGEAKPLYTPRRLAVLLPGVASTQPEQTSEVLGPYLNIALDADGQPTRALQGFAAKAGVDWTALGRTTDSKGERFVHRSTTPGAATADLLEAIVTDAVAAMPIPKPMRWGAHAYGFARPVHWLVVLLGRDVVDAGLLGVRSDRMSRGHRFMHDKPVWIGAPGDYVEALRGAKVLADPDERRARIVAEVEAAARGAGGTARIDAGILEEVNGLTEWPSAVACSFDPAFLAVPSEALIATMETNQKFFPVLDADGRLSEHFVGIANIESRDLTQVRQGYERVIRPRFADARFFFVEDMKQGLASMNEGLRTVTYQQQLGSIADKVARVAALAEAIAGQAGVDPALARRAAVLSKADLQSRLVGEFPELQGIAGRYYAAVENEPVEVADAIDQAYMPRFGGDAIAPSRTGQVLAIAERLDTLAGGFAAGLKPTGNKDPFALRRNALGLARTLVEGGLDLPLAPLLSAACDGVGAVQVGKAAAAPADADELRDFVFDRLRGYYAEQGITPQQFEAVLAAPGATSGPLLDFDRRLKAIAEFARLPEAEALAAANKRSRNILRKVEAEVPVAVDPALMSEPAERELADAVDAAIADSAPLLDARDYVAVLGRLARLRPQVDAFFDAVMVNADDPAVRNNRLALLTRLSGVLGSVAAIEHLSS from the coding sequence ATGACCACCACCATGACCCCGCTGCTGGTCGAACTGGGCACCGAGGAACTGCCGGTCAAGGCATTGCCCGGGCTGGCGCAGGCGCTGTTCGACGGCATCCTGGACGGACTGGGGCGCCGCGGCATCGCGTTCGAACGTGGCGAGGCCAAGCCGCTCTACACCCCGCGCCGGCTGGCGGTGCTGTTGCCGGGCGTGGCATCGACCCAGCCCGAGCAGACCTCCGAGGTGCTGGGTCCCTACCTCAACATCGCGCTGGACGCCGATGGCCAGCCGACCCGCGCGCTGCAGGGCTTCGCCGCCAAGGCCGGGGTGGACTGGACCGCGCTCGGGCGCACCACCGACAGCAAGGGCGAACGCTTCGTCCACCGCTCCACCACGCCGGGTGCGGCGACCGCCGACCTGCTCGAGGCGATCGTCACCGACGCGGTCGCGGCGATGCCGATCCCCAAGCCGATGCGCTGGGGCGCGCACGCGTACGGTTTCGCCCGGCCGGTGCACTGGCTGGTGGTGCTGCTCGGGCGCGACGTGGTCGACGCCGGCCTGCTGGGCGTGCGCAGCGACCGCATGAGCCGCGGACACCGCTTCATGCATGACAAGCCGGTCTGGATCGGCGCGCCTGGCGACTACGTCGAGGCGCTGCGCGGCGCGAAGGTGCTGGCCGACCCTGACGAGCGCCGCGCGCGCATCGTCGCCGAGGTCGAGGCCGCGGCACGCGGAGCGGGCGGCACCGCGCGCATCGATGCCGGGATCCTGGAGGAGGTCAACGGCCTGACCGAGTGGCCCAGCGCGGTCGCCTGCAGTTTCGACCCCGCGTTCCTGGCGGTGCCGTCCGAGGCGTTGATCGCGACGATGGAGACCAACCAGAAGTTCTTCCCGGTGCTCGATGCCGACGGCCGGTTGAGCGAGCACTTCGTGGGCATCGCCAATATCGAGAGCCGCGACCTCACCCAGGTGCGGCAGGGCTACGAGCGCGTGATCCGCCCGCGCTTCGCCGACGCCCGGTTCTTCTTCGTGGAGGACATGAAGCAGGGGCTGGCGTCCATGAACGAAGGCCTGCGGACGGTCACCTACCAGCAGCAGCTCGGAAGCATTGCCGACAAGGTTGCGCGGGTGGCGGCGCTGGCCGAGGCGATCGCCGGCCAGGCCGGGGTCGACCCGGCGCTGGCGCGGCGCGCGGCCGTGCTGTCGAAGGCGGACCTGCAGTCGCGCCTGGTCGGCGAGTTCCCGGAGCTGCAGGGCATCGCCGGGCGTTATTACGCCGCGGTCGAGAACGAACCGGTCGAGGTTGCCGATGCGATCGACCAAGCCTACATGCCGCGCTTCGGCGGCGACGCGATCGCGCCGTCGCGCACCGGCCAGGTGCTGGCGATCGCCGAGCGGCTGGACACGCTGGCCGGCGGGTTCGCCGCGGGCCTGAAGCCGACCGGCAACAAGGACCCGTTCGCGTTGCGGCGCAATGCGCTCGGGCTGGCGCGGACGCTGGTCGAAGGCGGGCTGGACCTGCCACTGGCGCCGCTGCTGTCGGCCGCGTGCGACGGCGTTGGCGCGGTCCAGGTCGGCAAGGCGGCCGCTGCACCGGCCGATGCGGACGAACTGCGCGACTTCGTCTTCGACCGGCTGCGCGGCTACTACGCCGAGCAGGGCATCACCCCGCAGCAGTTTGAGGCGGTGCTGGCAGCGCCGGGCGCGACGTCCGGCCCGCTGCTCGACTTCGACCGCCGGCTCAAGGCGATCGCCGAGTTCGCGCGCCTGCCCGAGGCCGAGGCGCTGGCCGCGGCCAACAAGCGCAGCCGCAACATCCTGCGCAAGGTCGAGGCCGAGGTGCCGGTCGCGGTCGATCCCGCGCTGATGAGCGAGCCGGCCGAGCGCGAGCTGGCCGATGCGGTCGATGCCGCCATTGCCGACAGCGCCCCGCTGCTGGACGCGCGCGACTACGTCGCCGTGTTGGGGCGGTTGGCGCGGCTGCGGCCGCAGGTCGACGCGTTCTTCGACGCGGTGATGGTGAATGCCGACGACCCGGCGGTCCGCAACAACCGGCTTGCGTTGCTGACACGGCTCAGCGGCGTGCTGGGCAGCGTCGCCGCGATCGAGCACCTGTCGAGCTGA
- the hemH gene encoding ferrochelatase, producing MTQARQSAATAVVVVNLGTPEAPTAPAVRRYLAEFLSDRRVVSLPPLLWQPLLRGVILPLRAPKVAPKYASVWLDGGSPLAVYTRQLAAAMQQELPDLQVLDAMRYGEPSLARLLQRLRDEGLQRVLVLPLYPQYSTTTTASVGDVVARADGLALRMVDEYHLDDGWVAAVAQSVRDHRAANGAGEHLLFSFHGLPQRVADAGDPYPRQCEASARAIAAALGLPDDAWTLAYQSRFGRERWLEPATDTTLEALAARGIRTVDVIAPGFAADCLETLEEVSIMLAEQFAERGGTLRYIPCLNDSPAHARALAAVARRALDQWA from the coding sequence ATGACCCAGGCCCGCCAATCCGCCGCCACCGCCGTCGTGGTCGTCAACCTCGGCACCCCCGAGGCACCGACCGCCCCCGCAGTGCGCCGCTACCTCGCCGAGTTCCTGTCCGACCGCCGCGTGGTCTCGCTGCCGCCGTTGCTGTGGCAACCGTTGCTGCGCGGCGTGATCCTGCCACTGCGTGCACCCAAGGTCGCGCCCAAGTACGCCAGCGTCTGGCTCGACGGGGGGTCGCCGCTGGCGGTGTACACCAGGCAGCTCGCGGCGGCGATGCAACAGGAGTTGCCGGACCTGCAGGTGCTGGACGCGATGCGCTACGGCGAACCCTCGCTTGCGCGGCTGCTGCAGCGCCTGCGGGACGAGGGCCTGCAACGCGTACTCGTGCTGCCGCTGTACCCGCAGTACTCGACAACCACCACGGCCTCGGTAGGCGACGTGGTCGCCCGCGCGGACGGGTTGGCCCTGCGGATGGTTGACGAGTACCACCTCGACGACGGCTGGGTCGCCGCGGTCGCGCAGTCGGTGCGCGACCACCGTGCGGCCAACGGCGCCGGCGAACACCTGCTGTTCTCGTTCCACGGACTGCCGCAGCGCGTGGCCGACGCCGGCGACCCCTATCCGCGGCAGTGCGAGGCGAGTGCCCGCGCGATCGCCGCGGCACTGGGCCTGCCCGATGATGCGTGGACGCTGGCGTACCAGTCGCGCTTCGGTCGCGAACGCTGGCTGGAGCCGGCCACCGACACGACCCTCGAAGCGCTGGCGGCACGCGGGATCCGAACCGTTGACGTGATCGCGCCGGGCTTTGCCGCGGACTGCCTGGAAACGCTCGAGGAAGTCTCGATCATGCTGGCGGAGCAGTTCGCCGAGCGCGGCGGGACGCTGCGCTACATCCCCTGCCTCAACGACAGCCCGGCACACGCCCGCGCGCTGGCCGCCGTCGCACGCCGCGCGCTGGATCAATGGGCGTGA
- a CDS encoding M48 family metallopeptidase, whose translation MPNPFRLLAAKPRTIERDAFTLALDDGRTIEVERVRDPRARRIKLTVDDRGARLTLPVRASAATAERFAIAHRDWLASQLDRHVPVDLPRLQPFETSALPLRGQDQPLTWVAGRYTGVQPAGDGAGWRFTVSARAGAPALARALHDFYEAQARADVGHWLPRYLDRLQVDGRPRAPRRFRFKPMRSQWGSLAPDGTVALDLALVLARPSAFEYVLVHELCHLLHHDHSPAFWAAVEARFPAWRDERTYFRAEGTRLKAGLRALLASSPAS comes from the coding sequence ATGCCCAACCCGTTCCGCCTGCTGGCCGCCAAGCCGCGCACGATCGAGCGCGACGCGTTCACGCTGGCGCTGGACGACGGCCGGACGATCGAGGTTGAGCGCGTGCGCGACCCACGCGCGCGGCGGATCAAGCTGACGGTCGACGACCGGGGCGCGCGGCTGACCCTGCCCGTTCGGGCCAGCGCGGCGACCGCCGAGCGCTTCGCGATCGCGCACCGCGACTGGCTCGCTTCCCAGCTCGACCGCCACGTGCCGGTCGACCTGCCGCGGCTGCAGCCGTTCGAAACGTCCGCGCTGCCGTTGCGTGGCCAGGACCAGCCGCTGACATGGGTGGCCGGGCGCTACACCGGCGTGCAACCTGCAGGCGATGGCGCGGGCTGGCGGTTCACCGTCTCCGCGCGGGCCGGCGCACCGGCACTGGCCCGCGCGCTCCATGACTTCTACGAGGCGCAGGCACGCGCCGACGTCGGCCACTGGCTGCCGCGCTACCTCGACCGGCTGCAGGTCGACGGCCGGCCACGCGCGCCACGCCGGTTCCGGTTCAAGCCGATGCGTTCGCAATGGGGGTCGCTCGCGCCCGACGGAACGGTCGCGCTGGACCTGGCGCTGGTGCTCGCACGCCCGTCGGCATTCGAGTACGTGCTGGTCCACGAGCTGTGCCACCTGCTGCACCACGACCACTCGCCGGCGTTCTGGGCCGCGGTCGAGGCGCGTTTCCCGGCCTGGCGCGACGAGCGCACGTACTTCCGGGCGGAAGGCACCCGGCTGAAAGCCGGCCTGCGCGCGCTGCTGGCATCGTCACCCGCGTCCTGA